A single genomic interval of Helianthus annuus cultivar XRQ/B chromosome 6, HanXRQr2.0-SUNRISE, whole genome shotgun sequence harbors:
- the LOC118479593 gene encoding uncharacterized protein LOC118479593, with protein sequence MVLSLLREDYVSGNLWVDKSSDNNNKKKAPAAHKSPVFDCDCFDYYTNYWFRWDTSVNRELIHQVIEAIEENFTSSEQVNCRGRKPKKKEKASHQRFAGKALNPPPEVSVSPPYDISLVEECAKEEHEVVEESPETDATARRGLPEVKGLFN encoded by the exons ATGGTCTTGTCGTTGCTACGAGAAGATTACGTTAGCGGGAATCTTTGGGTTGACAA ATCATCTGATaataacaataagaagaaagctccGGCCGCACACAAATCTCCGGTATTCGACTGCGATTGCTTCGATTATTACACGAATTACTGGTTCCGGTGGGACACGTCTGTTAACCGAGAGCTAATTCATCAAGTAATTGAAGCTATTGAAGAAAACTTTACCAGTAGTGAACAGGTTAACTGTCGCGGCCGTAAACCTAAGAAGAAAGAGAAGGCGAGTCATCAGAGGTTCGCCGGAAAAGCTTTAAATCCTCCGCCAGAGGTTTCGGTTTCGCCTCCGTACGACATCTCATTagttgaagaatgtgcaaaggaAGAACATGAGGTAGTGGAGGAGTCGCCGGAGACGGATGCAACGGCGAGAAGAGGACTTCCGGAAGTGAAAGGGTTGTTTAACTAG